The Carassius auratus strain Wakin chromosome 27, ASM336829v1, whole genome shotgun sequence genome includes a region encoding these proteins:
- the LOC113046253 gene encoding chemokine XC receptor 1-like: MHGDTTQEVFNINYDYDFNHTYEEYYPLVTFEEENLSLRIMSAICCSLIICISLPGNSFLLWVVLKKVGLSSSADCLLLHLTVSDLIFSFTLIPWTISHIWGWIFGYLACKLFTWSMFLGLFSYMMFLTVMTVHRYVAVVYPVFASSVRNRRIYMHISSAVAWLISVVFSLPQMIFSGTVDGPDGVYCVPTNNSVFVEVYGYFTQIILFFLLPFLVIVFCYTWMGFSILQIQMGFFICLSPYNIFLFLLSLRSLGVFVFRESVWETIYCSTHILAYSHCCLNPLVHIFGRKKFRKYLPWSRGFCRLSQRVQRGTRCCIDITAWEHLLVCRMSEALYHPDNFIGQIVFGTALCMRTDSIDLRKHYQGHFDAAVMSPYGNPTPSCLTYLR, from the exons ATGCATGGAGATACTACGCAAGAGGTCTTCAATATCAATTATGATTATGACTTCAACCACACATATGAGGAATATTATCCTTTGGTGACATTTGAGGAGGAGAATCTTTCACTTAGGATAATGAGTGCCATTTGCTGCAGTCTCATCATCTGCATCAGTCTACCCGGAAACAGCTTTTTGCTTTGGGTGGTCTTGAAGAAAGTGGGTTTGAGCAGCTCTGCTGATTGTTTACTCCTCCATCTGACAGTGTCCGACCTCATCTTCTCTTTCACATTGATTCCCTGGACAATCAGTCATATTTGGGGATGGATATTTGGATATCTGGCCTGTAAGCTGTTCACCTGGAGTATGTTTTTGGGCCTGTTCAGCTACATGATGTTCCTTACAGTCATGACAGTCCATCGATACGTGGCGGTGGTGTATCCGGTGTTTGCTTCATCTGTAAGGAATCGCAGAATTTACATGCACATCTCATCTGCTGTGGCTTGGTTGATCTCTGTGGTCTTCAGTCTGCCTCAAATGATCTTCTCTGGGACTGTGGATGGACCTGATGGTGTATATTGTGTTCCCACCAATAACTCAGTGTTTGTGGAGGTCTATGGATATTTCACTCAGATAATTCTCTTTTTCCTGCTGCCATTCCTGGTTATTGTGTTCTGCTACACATGGATGGGTTTTTCCATCCTTCAGATTCAGATGGGATTCTTCATCTGCTTGTCACCGTAtaacatcttcctcttcctcttgtcCTTGAGGTCTCTAGGTGTTTTTGTGTTTAGGGAGAGTGTTTGGGAGACCATCTACTGCTCCACTCACATTCTAGCGTATTCCCACTGCTGTCTGAATCCACTTGTCCACATCTTCGGAAGAAAGAAGTTCAGGAAGTACCTGCCATGGAGCAGAGGTTTCTGTCGGCTCTCGCAAAGGGTTCAGCGT ggaacgagatgctgcattGACATCACCGCATGGGAACACCTCTTGGTGTgtcgaatgtctgaagccctgtaCCATCCTGACAATTTTATTGGTCAAATAGTGTTTGGCACTGCCCTATGCATGCGTACAGATAGTATAGATCTAAGGAAACactatcaag gtcacttcgatgctgcggtgatgTCACCATATGGGAACCCTACACCATCATGCCTGACATACCTGAGATAG
- the LOC113045359 gene encoding chemokine XC receptor 1-like isoform X2, with translation MEFNSNSTYDDDSYLYDYEEGSILKCNFNDYRKTTGVCYATIFCLSMLGNGFLVFALTCYEDLNRATNLFMFCLALFDLLFTLTLPFWCVELLHHWVFGDVACKIMTGAYFVGIYGSLILLTALTLDRFVVVVVRSYWFTRSRRLKCSKAACIGAWIISLIACLRDSIAAKAEDVYINIYSCQIGSDDIVGYYAQLILLFLVLFAIIVFCYTKIILTLMSTSTRQKYKTVILVLCIVIAFFICWGPYHIIIVLMSIYGFDPCEHYQLHIALIVCRILAFSHCCINPALYILRGKYRNLLSSLLFCSPELRQSGLYRGPTDPSDSRIHPYMNEGARENCEVQQTNTI, from the exons ATGGAGTTCAACTCAAACAGCACCTATGATGATGACTCATATTTGTATGATTATGAAGAAGGGTCAATCTTGAAGTGTAACTTCAATGACTATAGAAAAACGACCGGCGTGTGCTACGCCACGATCTTCTGCCTCAGCATGCTGGGAAATGGCTTCCTTGTGTTTGCGCTCACCTGCTACGAAGACCTGAACAGGGCCACCAACCTTTTCATGTTCTGTTTGGCTCTTTTCGACCTTCTGTTCACACTCACATTGCCTTTCTGGTGCGTGGAGCTTCTTCATCACTGGGTCTTTGGAGATGTTGCCTGTAAGATCATGACCGGGGCCTATTTTGTAGGCATCTATGGAAGCCTCATCCTTCTCACCGCGTTGACCCTCGACCGTTTTGTTGTGGTAGTGGTCAGAAGTTACTGGTTTACACGGAGTCGAAGGCTCAAATGTTCAAAGGCCGCCTGCATTGGTGCATGGATCATAAGTTTGATTGCTTGTCTGAGAGATTCAATAGCCGCAAAGGCAGAAGATGTATATATCAACATATACTCATGTCAAATTGGAAGTGATGACATTGTTGGTTATTACGCTCAGCTCATTCTGCTGTTTCTTGTACTGTTTGCCATCATTGTTTTCTGTTACACCAAAATAATTTTGACCCTCATGTCAACATCGACCAGGCAGAAATACAAAACTGTGATTCTGGTGCTGTGCATTGTTATCGCTTTCTTCATATGCTGGGGGCCGTATCATATCATCATTGTGTTGATGTCCATCTATGGCTTTGATCCCTGTGAACATTATCAGCTGCATATTGCACTTATCGTCTGCAGGATTCTGGCGTTTTCCCACTGCTGCATAAACCCGGCGCTGTATATTCTCAGAGGGAAGTACAGAAATCTCTTGTCAAGTTTATTGTTCTGCTCGCCTGAACTCAGGCAGTCGGGGCTCTACAGAGGACCAACAGATCCCAGCGACTCCAGGATTCATCCGTACATGAATGAAGGAGCTCGAGAAAATTGTGAAGTGCAACAAACAAAT ACGATATAA
- the LOC113045359 gene encoding chemokine XC receptor 1-like isoform X1 — translation MEFNSNSTYDDDSYLYDYEEGSILKCNFNDYRKTTGVCYATIFCLSMLGNGFLVFALTCYEDLNRATNLFMFCLALFDLLFTLTLPFWCVELLHHWVFGDVACKIMTGAYFVGIYGSLILLTALTLDRFVVVVVRSYWFTRSRRLKCSKAACIGAWIISLIACLRDSIAAKAEDVYINIYSCQIGSDDIVGYYAQLILLFLVLFAIIVFCYTKIILTLMSTSTRQKYKTVILVLCIVIAFFICWGPYHIIIVLMSIYGFDPCEHYQLHIALIVCRILAFSHCCINPALYILRGKYRNLLSSLLFCSPELRQSGLYRGPTDPSDSRIHPYMNEGARENCEVQQTNVSELNILKTL, via the coding sequence ATGGAGTTCAACTCAAACAGCACCTATGATGATGACTCATATTTGTATGATTATGAAGAAGGGTCAATCTTGAAGTGTAACTTCAATGACTATAGAAAAACGACCGGCGTGTGCTACGCCACGATCTTCTGCCTCAGCATGCTGGGAAATGGCTTCCTTGTGTTTGCGCTCACCTGCTACGAAGACCTGAACAGGGCCACCAACCTTTTCATGTTCTGTTTGGCTCTTTTCGACCTTCTGTTCACACTCACATTGCCTTTCTGGTGCGTGGAGCTTCTTCATCACTGGGTCTTTGGAGATGTTGCCTGTAAGATCATGACCGGGGCCTATTTTGTAGGCATCTATGGAAGCCTCATCCTTCTCACCGCGTTGACCCTCGACCGTTTTGTTGTGGTAGTGGTCAGAAGTTACTGGTTTACACGGAGTCGAAGGCTCAAATGTTCAAAGGCCGCCTGCATTGGTGCATGGATCATAAGTTTGATTGCTTGTCTGAGAGATTCAATAGCCGCAAAGGCAGAAGATGTATATATCAACATATACTCATGTCAAATTGGAAGTGATGACATTGTTGGTTATTACGCTCAGCTCATTCTGCTGTTTCTTGTACTGTTTGCCATCATTGTTTTCTGTTACACCAAAATAATTTTGACCCTCATGTCAACATCGACCAGGCAGAAATACAAAACTGTGATTCTGGTGCTGTGCATTGTTATCGCTTTCTTCATATGCTGGGGGCCGTATCATATCATCATTGTGTTGATGTCCATCTATGGCTTTGATCCCTGTGAACATTATCAGCTGCATATTGCACTTATCGTCTGCAGGATTCTGGCGTTTTCCCACTGCTGCATAAACCCGGCGCTGTATATTCTCAGAGGGAAGTACAGAAATCTCTTGTCAAGTTTATTGTTCTGCTCGCCTGAACTCAGGCAGTCGGGGCTCTACAGAGGACCAACAGATCCCAGCGACTCCAGGATTCATCCGTACATGAATGAAGGAGCTCGAGAAAATTGTGAAGTGCAACAAACAAATGTCAGTGAGCTGAACATActgaaaacactgtaa